The proteins below are encoded in one region of Pseudomonas putida S13.1.2:
- the sfsA gene encoding DNA/RNA nuclease SfsA, with protein sequence MQFYPPLEQGRLLRRYKRFLADIELASGEQLTIHCPNTGSMLNCMREGGQVWFSRSNDPKRKLPGTWEISETPQGRLACVNTGRANALVEEALRAGTIAELAGFTALKREVPYGEESSRIDFRLEFDGAPAYVEVKSVTLGYPDSTVAAFPDAVTQRGAKHLRELAKLARQGVRAVQLYCVNLTGIDAVRPAEEIDAAYAQALRAAAADGVEVLAYGTRLDAEGIVVDRRLPVLLTP encoded by the coding sequence ATGCAGTTCTATCCTCCACTCGAACAGGGCCGCCTGCTGCGCCGTTACAAACGCTTTCTGGCGGACATCGAACTGGCCAGCGGTGAACAACTGACCATTCACTGCCCGAACACCGGCTCCATGCTCAACTGCATGCGTGAAGGCGGGCAGGTGTGGTTCAGCCGCTCCAACGACCCCAAGCGCAAGCTGCCAGGCACCTGGGAGATCAGCGAAACCCCGCAGGGGCGGCTGGCCTGTGTGAATACCGGGCGGGCCAATGCGTTGGTCGAAGAGGCATTGCGGGCCGGCACCATCGCCGAACTGGCCGGGTTCACCGCGCTCAAGCGCGAAGTGCCGTACGGTGAGGAAAGCAGCCGCATTGACTTTCGCCTGGAGTTCGACGGTGCCCCCGCTTACGTCGAGGTCAAGAGCGTGACCTTGGGCTACCCCGACAGCACAGTTGCAGCTTTCCCCGATGCGGTGACACAGCGCGGTGCCAAGCACCTGCGCGAGCTGGCGAAGTTGGCGCGCCAGGGCGTGCGTGCGGTGCAGTTGTATTGCGTGAACCTGACGGGCATCGATGCCGTACGCCCCGCTGAGGAAATCGACGCAGCCTATGCCCAGGCCCTGCGTGCGGCGGCGGCGGACGGCGTGGAGGTGCTGGCCTACGGCACCCGCCTGGACGCCGAAGGCATTGTTGTTGATCGCCGCCTGCCGGTGCTGCTTACGCCGTGA
- a CDS encoding sensor histidine kinase, with product MPMSFSLTQMILISAGYLMVLFGVAWISERGLIPRSIIRHPLTYTLSLGVYASAWAFYGSVGLAYQYGYGFLACYLGVSGAFLLAPVLLYPILKITRTYQLSSLADLLAFRFRSTWAGALTTIIMLIGVLPLLALQIQAVADSISILTGEPVKARVAFAFCTLIILFTIFFGSRHIATREKHEGLVFAIAFESVIKLLALGGIGLYALYGVFGGPHELEVWLLQNQTALAALHTPLQEGPWRTLLLVFFASAIVMPHMYHMAFTENLNPRSLVSASWGLPLFLLLMSLAVPLVLWAGLRLGASTNPEYFTLGLGIAANNEALALLAYIGGLSAASGLIIVTTLALSGMALNHLVLPLYQPPAEGNIYRWLKWTRRALIVAIITAGFMFYLTQNNHQSLANLGIVAFVATLQFLPGVLSVLYWPTANRRGFIAGLLAGTLVWMVTMLLPLLGNLQGFYIPLLDMIYVLDDTSWHMAAIASLAANVLLFTLISLFTNASNEEVSAAEACAVDNVRRPQRRELHAASPQEFATQLAKPLGAKAAQKEVEQALRDLYLPFDERRPYALRRLRDRIEANLSGLMGPSVAQDMVETFLPYKSGNENYVTEDIHFIESRLEDYHSRLTGLAAELDALRRYHRQTLQELPMGVCSLAKDQEILMWNKAMEELTGIAAKHVVGSRLLTIDEPWRGLLQGFINLPDEHLHKQRLALDGQPRWLNLHKAAIDEPLAPGNSGLVLLVEDLTETQALEDKLVHSERLASIGRLAAGVAHEIGNPITGIACLAQNLREEREGDGEIIELSSQILDQTKRVSRIVQSLMSFAHAGGSHQNSEEPVCLAEVAQDAIGLLALNRRNFEVQFFNLCDPDHWAEGDPQRLAQVLINLLSNARDASPPGSAVRVRSEVSEHTVDLIVEDEGSGIPKNIMDRLFEPFFTTKDPGEGTGLGLALVYSIVEEHYGQITIDSPADIERQRGTRIRVTLPRHVVATSPEIRDRREN from the coding sequence ATGCCGATGAGCTTTAGCCTGACCCAGATGATCCTGATCAGCGCCGGGTACCTCATGGTGCTGTTTGGCGTGGCCTGGATCAGTGAACGCGGGTTGATCCCGCGTTCGATCATTCGCCACCCGCTCACCTACACCCTGTCGCTGGGCGTGTACGCCAGTGCCTGGGCCTTTTATGGCTCGGTGGGCCTGGCCTACCAGTACGGCTACGGCTTCCTCGCCTGCTACCTGGGGGTGTCCGGTGCGTTCCTGCTGGCACCTGTGTTGCTCTACCCGATCCTCAAGATCACCCGCACCTACCAGCTGTCATCGTTGGCCGACCTGCTGGCGTTCCGCTTTCGCAGCACCTGGGCCGGGGCACTCACCACCATCATCATGCTGATCGGCGTGCTGCCCTTGCTGGCACTGCAGATACAGGCGGTGGCCGACTCGATCAGCATCCTCACCGGTGAGCCGGTCAAGGCCAGGGTAGCCTTCGCCTTCTGTACGCTGATCATCCTGTTCACCATCTTCTTCGGCTCGCGGCACATTGCCACGCGTGAAAAACACGAAGGGCTGGTGTTCGCCATCGCCTTCGAGTCGGTGATCAAGTTGCTGGCCCTGGGCGGTATCGGGCTTTACGCCCTGTACGGCGTATTCGGCGGCCCGCACGAGCTGGAAGTCTGGCTGCTGCAAAACCAGACCGCCCTGGCCGCCCTGCACACCCCGCTGCAGGAGGGCCCATGGCGCACCCTGCTGCTGGTGTTCTTCGCCTCGGCCATCGTCATGCCGCACATGTACCACATGGCCTTTACCGAAAACCTCAACCCGCGCTCGCTGGTCAGTGCCAGCTGGGGCCTGCCGCTGTTCCTGCTGCTGATGAGCCTGGCGGTGCCGCTGGTGCTGTGGGCTGGCCTGCGCCTGGGCGCAAGCACCAACCCCGAGTACTTCACCCTGGGCCTGGGGATTGCCGCCAACAACGAAGCACTGGCACTGCTGGCCTACATCGGCGGCTTGTCGGCCGCCAGCGGCCTGATCATCGTCACCACCCTGGCGCTGTCGGGCATGGCCCTCAACCACCTGGTGCTGCCGCTGTACCAGCCCCCGGCCGAAGGCAATATCTACCGTTGGCTGAAGTGGACCCGCCGCGCGCTGATCGTCGCCATCATCACCGCCGGCTTCATGTTCTACCTGACCCAGAACAACCACCAGAGCCTGGCCAACCTGGGCATCGTCGCCTTCGTCGCCACCCTGCAGTTCCTGCCGGGCGTGCTGTCGGTGCTGTACTGGCCCACCGCCAACCGCCGCGGTTTCATCGCCGGGCTGCTGGCCGGCACCCTGGTGTGGATGGTGACCATGCTGCTGCCGCTGCTGGGCAATCTGCAGGGCTTCTACATCCCGCTGCTGGACATGATCTATGTGCTGGACGATACCAGCTGGCACATGGCGGCCATTGCCTCGCTGGCGGCCAACGTTTTGCTGTTTACCTTGATTTCGCTGTTCACCAACGCCAGCAACGAAGAAGTCAGCGCGGCAGAAGCCTGCGCCGTGGACAACGTCCGCCGCCCGCAGCGCCGCGAGTTGCACGCCGCCTCGCCGCAGGAGTTTGCCACCCAACTGGCCAAGCCGCTGGGCGCCAAGGCCGCACAAAAGGAAGTGGAACAGGCCCTGCGTGACCTCTACCTGCCGTTCGACGAGCGCCGCCCCTACGCCTTGCGCCGCCTGCGCGACCGCATCGAGGCCAACTTGTCCGGCCTGATGGGGCCGAGCGTGGCCCAGGACATGGTCGAGACCTTCCTGCCGTACAAGTCCGGTAACGAAAACTACGTGACCGAAGACATCCACTTCATCGAAAGCCGCCTGGAAGACTATCACTCGCGCCTGACCGGCCTGGCGGCCGAGCTCGATGCCCTGCGCCGTTACCACCGCCAGACCCTGCAGGAGCTGCCCATGGGCGTCTGCTCGCTGGCCAAGGACCAGGAAATCCTGATGTGGAACAAGGCCATGGAAGAGCTCACCGGCATCGCCGCCAAGCACGTGGTCGGCTCGCGTCTGCTCACCATCGACGAGCCTTGGCGCGGCCTGCTGCAAGGCTTCATCAACCTGCCCGACGAGCACCTGCACAAGCAGCGCCTGGCACTGGACGGGCAGCCGCGCTGGCTAAACCTGCACAAGGCCGCCATCGACGAGCCGTTGGCCCCCGGTAACAGCGGCCTTGTGCTGCTGGTGGAAGACCTTACCGAAACCCAGGCACTGGAAGACAAGCTGGTGCACTCCGAGCGCCTGGCCAGCATCGGCCGCCTGGCCGCCGGCGTGGCCCACGAAATCGGCAACCCGATTACCGGCATCGCCTGCCTGGCGCAGAACCTGCGGGAGGAACGCGAAGGCGATGGCGAAATCATCGAGCTGTCCAGCCAGATCCTCGACCAGACCAAGCGCGTGTCGCGCATCGTCCAGTCGCTGATGAGCTTTGCCCATGCCGGCGGCAGCCACCAGAACAGCGAAGAACCAGTGTGCCTGGCCGAAGTGGCGCAGGACGCCATCGGTCTGCTGGCCTTGAACCGGCGCAATTTCGAAGTACAGTTCTTCAACCTCTGCGACCCGGACCACTGGGCCGAAGGGGACCCGCAGCGCCTGGCCCAGGTGTTGATCAACCTGCTCTCCAACGCCCGCGACGCCTCGCCACCCGGCAGCGCCGTACGCGTGCGCAGCGAAGTCAGCGAACACACCGTCGACCTGATCGTCGAAGACGAGGGCAGCGGGATACCGAAGAACATCATGGACCGCCTGTTCGAACCCTTCTTCACCACCAAAGACCCGGGCGAGGGAACCGGACTAGGCCTCGCTCTGGTCTATTCCATCGTGGAAGAGCATTATGGGCAAATCACCATCGACAGCCCGGCCGATATCGAACGGCAACGTGGCACCCGGATCCGCGTGACCCTGCCCCGGCATGTCGTAGCGACGTCCCCTGAAATTCGAGACCGTCGAGAGAATTGA
- a CDS encoding pyridoxal phosphate-dependent aminotransferase: MAHPYSARSRAIEPFHVMALLARANELQAAGHDVIHLEIGEPDFTTAAPIVAAGQAALAAGHTRYTAARGLPALREAIAGFYGQRYGLNIDPERILITPGGSGALLLASSLLVDPGKHWLLADPGYPCNRHFLRLVEGGAQLVPVGPEVNYQLTADLVERYWDKDTVGALVASPANPTGTVLGREALASLAKATHERHGHLVVDEIYHGLTYGMDAPSVLEVDDSAFVLNSFSKYYGMTGWRLGWLVAPPGAVADLEKLAQNLYISAPSMAQHAALACFQPESLAIFEERRAEFARRRDYLLPALRELGFRIAVEPQGAFYLYADISAFGGDAFAFCRHFLETEHVAFTPGLDFGRHLAGHHVRFAYTQSLPRLEEAVQRIARGLRSWQG; this comes from the coding sequence ATGGCCCACCCCTACAGTGCGCGCAGCCGCGCCATCGAACCCTTCCATGTCATGGCGCTGCTGGCCCGGGCCAACGAGCTGCAGGCGGCCGGGCACGACGTGATCCACCTGGAAATCGGCGAGCCGGACTTCACCACGGCCGCACCGATCGTCGCCGCCGGCCAGGCCGCGCTGGCTGCCGGGCACACCCGCTACACCGCCGCACGCGGCCTGCCGGCGCTGCGTGAAGCGATTGCCGGCTTTTATGGCCAACGTTATGGCCTGAATATCGACCCAGAGCGCATCCTGATTACCCCGGGTGGCTCTGGCGCACTGCTGCTGGCCAGCAGCCTGTTGGTCGACCCGGGCAAGCATTGGCTGCTGGCCGACCCGGGTTACCCGTGCAATCGCCACTTCCTGCGTCTGGTCGAGGGTGGGGCGCAGCTGGTACCGGTGGGCCCGGAGGTGAATTACCAGCTGACCGCCGACCTGGTCGAGCGTTACTGGGACAAGGACACCGTCGGTGCACTGGTCGCGTCGCCGGCTAACCCGACCGGTACCGTGCTGGGGCGCGAAGCGTTGGCCAGCCTTGCCAAGGCCACCCATGAGCGACACGGCCACCTGGTGGTGGACGAGATCTATCATGGCCTCACTTATGGCATGGACGCGCCAAGCGTGCTGGAAGTCGACGACTCGGCGTTCGTCCTGAATAGTTTTTCCAAGTATTACGGCATGACCGGTTGGCGCCTTGGCTGGCTGGTAGCCCCACCCGGCGCGGTGGCCGACCTGGAGAAGCTGGCGCAGAACCTGTACATCAGTGCACCGAGCATGGCCCAGCATGCTGCGCTGGCATGCTTCCAGCCCGAGAGCCTGGCCATCTTCGAGGAGCGCCGCGCCGAGTTCGCCCGCCGCCGCGACTATCTGTTGCCCGCCCTGCGCGAATTGGGCTTCCGCATTGCCGTCGAGCCGCAGGGGGCGTTTTACCTGTATGCCGATATCAGCGCCTTTGGCGGTGATGCGTTTGCCTTCTGCCGGCACTTTCTGGAAACCGAGCACGTGGCGTTTACGCCGGGCCTGGATTTCGGCCGCCACCTGGCCGGGCACCATGTGCGCTTTGCCTACACCCAGAGCCTGCCGCGCCTGGAAGAGGCGGTGCAGCGCATTGCCCGTGGCCTGCGGAGCTGGCAAGGCTGA
- a CDS encoding Rieske (2Fe-2S) protein: protein MHLLCISHALAEGQSRAFSVDGLELFGVRRQGQVYLYRNRCPHRGIPLHWAQDAFLDDSASLIHCAHHGALFLIESGECVAGPCEGEQLLALGCHEDSQGIWLTA from the coding sequence ATGCACTTGCTCTGTATCTCCCACGCCCTGGCCGAAGGCCAAAGCCGCGCCTTCAGCGTAGACGGCCTCGAACTGTTCGGCGTGCGCCGCCAGGGCCAGGTTTACCTCTACCGCAACCGTTGCCCACACCGCGGCATACCGCTGCACTGGGCGCAAGATGCATTTCTCGATGACAGCGCCAGCCTCATCCACTGCGCTCACCATGGCGCGCTGTTTTTGATTGAAAGCGGCGAGTGCGTAGCCGGGCCCTGCGAGGGTGAGCAACTGCTGGCCCTTGGCTGTCACGAAGACAGCCAAGGCATCTGGCTCACGGCGTAA
- the dksA gene encoding RNA polymerase-binding protein DksA translates to MSTVEKQKTGTMYGVEPYKETKGEEYMGEPMKKHFTKLLNAWKGELMHSVDRTVDHMKDEAANFPDPADRASQEEEFALELRNRDRERKLIKKIDKTLQKIQDEEYGWCDSCGIEIGLRRLEARPTADLCFDCKEIAEKKEKTVGKG, encoded by the coding sequence ATGTCCACCGTAGAAAAGCAAAAAACCGGAACCATGTACGGTGTCGAGCCCTATAAAGAGACCAAGGGCGAAGAGTACATGGGTGAGCCCATGAAGAAGCACTTCACCAAGCTTCTCAATGCCTGGAAAGGCGAGCTCATGCACAGTGTGGATCGCACCGTAGACCACATGAAGGATGAAGCTGCGAACTTCCCGGACCCGGCCGACCGTGCCAGCCAGGAAGAAGAATTTGCTCTTGAGCTGCGCAACCGTGACCGCGAGCGCAAGCTGATCAAGAAAATCGACAAGACCCTGCAGAAGATTCAGGACGAAGAGTACGGCTGGTGTGATTCCTGCGGCATCGAGATCGGCCTGCGCCGTCTGGAAGCCCGTCCGACCGCCGACCTATGCTTCGACTGCAAGGAAATTGCCGAGAAAAAGGAAAAAACGGTCGGCAAAGGCTGA
- the gluQRS gene encoding tRNA glutamyl-Q(34) synthetase GluQRS, with the protein MTDSSYIGRFAPTPSGFLHFGSLVAALASWLDARAVNGRWLLRMEDTDPPREMPGARDAILQTLERYGLEWDGEVVCQSQRHDAYAAVVDRLFNMGLAYACTCSRKQLEGYNGIYPGLCRNAGHAREGAAIRLRVPELIYRFTDRVQGEYQQHLGREVGDFVIQRRDGLYAYQLAVVLDDAWQRVTDIVRGADLLDNTPRQLYLQELLGFSQPRYLHIPLIVQPDGHKLGKSYRSPPLQAEHATPLLLRALRALGQETDPDLLLATPAEVLAIARKQWRPEAIAQRTTVPEADLR; encoded by the coding sequence ATGACCGACTCCAGCTACATCGGGCGCTTCGCCCCCACCCCCAGCGGCTTTTTGCACTTCGGCTCGCTGGTCGCTGCCCTCGCCTCCTGGCTCGACGCCCGCGCCGTCAACGGCCGCTGGTTGCTGCGCATGGAAGACACCGACCCACCCCGGGAAATGCCCGGTGCCCGTGATGCCATCCTGCAAACCCTGGAGCGTTACGGGCTGGAATGGGATGGCGAGGTGGTGTGCCAGAGCCAGCGGCACGACGCTTATGCCGCGGTAGTCGACCGCCTGTTCAACATGGGCCTGGCCTACGCCTGTACCTGCTCGCGCAAGCAGCTGGAGGGTTACAACGGCATCTACCCAGGCCTTTGCCGTAACGCCGGCCATGCCCGGGAAGGTGCGGCGATCCGCTTGCGCGTGCCAGAGCTGATCTACCGCTTTACCGACCGGGTGCAGGGCGAGTACCAGCAGCACCTGGGGCGTGAGGTGGGCGACTTCGTCATCCAGCGCCGCGACGGGCTGTATGCGTACCAGCTGGCGGTGGTGCTGGACGATGCCTGGCAACGTGTGACCGACATCGTGCGTGGCGCCGACCTGCTCGACAACACCCCACGCCAGCTGTACCTGCAGGAACTGCTGGGCTTTTCGCAGCCGCGCTACCTGCATATTCCGCTGATCGTGCAGCCGGATGGGCACAAGCTGGGCAAATCGTACCGTTCGCCGCCACTGCAGGCGGAGCATGCTACACCGCTGCTGTTGCGGGCATTGCGGGCGCTGGGGCAAGAAACAGACCCCGATCTGCTACTGGCTACGCCGGCTGAAGTGTTGGCGATAGCCCGCAAGCAGTGGCGGCCGGAGGCGATTGCGCAGCGGACCACGGTGCCAGAGGCTGATTTGCGCTGA
- a CDS encoding sigma-54-dependent transcriptional regulator produces MPHILIVEDETIIRSALRRLLERNQYQVSEAGSVQEAQERFSIATFDLIVSDLRLPGAPGTELIKLGQGTPVLIMTSYASLRSAVDSMKMGAVDYIAKPFDHDEMLQAVARILRDRQNAPAPAPAAEPRAANGKAAPADKGSAAAANGEIGIIGSCPPMQDMYSKIRKVAPTDSNVLIQGESGTGKELVARALHNLSRRAKAPMISVNCAAIPETLIESELFGHEKGAFTGASAGRAGLVEAADGGTLFLDEIGELPLEAQARLLRVLQEGEIRRVGSVQSQKVDVRLIAATHRDLKNLAKAGQFREDLYYRLHVIALKLPALRERGSDVNEIASAFLARQSARIGRDDLHFSAEAEQAIRHYSWPGNVRELENAVERAVILSESAEISAELLGIDIELSDLEEDEILNSALVVASAANASHEPTEDLSLEDYFQHFVLEHQDHMTETELARKLGVSRKCLWERRQRLGIPRRKSNATSE; encoded by the coding sequence ATGCCGCACATTCTGATCGTCGAAGACGAAACCATCATCCGCTCGGCCTTGCGTCGCCTGCTCGAGCGGAACCAGTACCAGGTCAGCGAAGCCGGCTCGGTGCAGGAAGCCCAGGAACGCTTCAGCATTGCCACCTTCGACCTGATCGTCAGCGACCTGCGCTTGCCAGGCGCACCTGGCACCGAGCTGATCAAGCTCGGCCAGGGCACTCCGGTGCTGATCATGACCAGCTACGCCAGCCTGCGCTCGGCAGTGGACTCGATGAAAATGGGCGCGGTGGACTACATCGCCAAGCCTTTCGACCACGACGAGATGCTGCAGGCCGTGGCGCGTATCCTGCGCGACCGGCAGAACGCCCCGGCCCCGGCCCCGGCGGCCGAACCACGCGCCGCCAATGGCAAGGCCGCCCCGGCCGACAAAGGCAGCGCGGCTGCGGCCAATGGCGAAATCGGCATCATCGGCTCGTGCCCGCCGATGCAGGACATGTACAGCAAGATCCGCAAGGTGGCGCCCACCGACTCCAACGTGCTGATCCAGGGCGAGTCGGGTACCGGTAAAGAGCTGGTGGCCCGCGCCCTGCACAACTTGTCGCGCCGAGCCAAGGCACCGATGATCTCGGTGAACTGCGCAGCCATCCCCGAGACACTGATCGAGTCCGAACTGTTCGGCCACGAGAAGGGCGCGTTCACTGGCGCCAGCGCCGGGCGTGCAGGCCTGGTAGAAGCCGCCGACGGTGGCACGCTGTTCCTCGACGAAATCGGCGAGCTGCCGCTGGAAGCCCAGGCCCGCCTGCTGCGCGTGCTGCAGGAAGGCGAGATTCGCCGGGTGGGTTCGGTGCAATCGCAAAAGGTCGATGTGCGCCTGATCGCCGCGACCCACCGCGACCTCAAAAACCTGGCCAAGGCCGGCCAGTTCCGCGAAGACCTTTACTATCGCTTGCACGTGATCGCCCTGAAACTGCCTGCCCTGCGCGAGCGCGGCAGCGACGTCAACGAAATCGCCAGTGCCTTCCTGGCGCGCCAGAGCGCGCGTATCGGCCGCGACGACCTGCACTTCTCGGCCGAAGCCGAGCAAGCCATTCGTCATTACAGCTGGCCGGGTAACGTGCGGGAGCTGGAAAACGCCGTAGAGCGCGCGGTGATCCTCAGCGAGAGCGCAGAAATTTCTGCCGAACTGCTGGGCATCGACATCGAGCTGAGCGACCTGGAAGAGGACGAAATCCTCAACAGCGCCCTGGTGGTGGCCAGTGCTGCCAATGCCAGCCATGAGCCGACCGAGGACCTGTCACTGGAAGACTACTTCCAGCACTTCGTGCTCGAGCACCAGGACCACATGACCGAGACCGAACTGGCACGCAAGCTTGGCGTCAGCCGCAAGTGCCTGTGGGAACGCCGCCAGCGCCTGGGCATTCCACGGCGCAAGAGCAACGCTACCAGCGAGTAA